The following coding sequences lie in one Synechococcus sp. CC9902 genomic window:
- a CDS encoding glycosyltransferase family 4 protein, whose protein sequence is MLFLAIDGKRLGEKYKQIKSQDLEAIIQEKILSLKTVGPKARKSEPLNMLYYKYIVQENLVLKNKAIHEGYIYIGPASLCPCPDINSPLLVITGDDNKYADILIRERSRTHFRTDPKLEIIHGVIGKEGGKRTWYTFNKSSMNGIFASPLIRWCNPSQQLELLRRSEIQSRKLEAFIQDSSLLKTGTNNFNISIAQGDPFLTIKRSDKIINLCSTIDLTLHPLALIWKDSISRYLKKKGFCQLMDTQLIWTKDWKNKSSIVPLSNPSESNKYIDKSIQRILYLIDFDEYKKKSQDTSNLLLARQIVSGEIELSIKHIILSGIRRRFLQREKGIAVVDITRPPNENQEIQPEKSVGSKFNHPIELSKKVVGHIDGFSESQKLHGWADANEFGTDPSLIQIFWIERNLIIGEAEASIPRPDLHNIVAGKINCGFSVNLKLFTDFSISEWLDQPVTLNIIESKSGLPIAGSPWTVTDSMKCRLVEEITSEKISSDQYEQITEYLSKSSNSQATSSIRKRLLEISALRCCAGYWNNLPIDLAIQNHTKNVALDYGSNSESATRLELILKAFTYIIAFIDQSKIHGNHSVHNTQESLEECLFNINLLLKERSFIGLQNWEKEIWRSSCIPISEILIATIFLQDIPNRLGKAGPLVDTIASIAAGVYADQTTSYYLRSIIECNQSSSYSQEFIDLAHKRGDRFGYLAANYANSIVENKPVNDLFYYAAAIDFSDKSAEILWLLTQKLGQTIPQHIEQYPRQSAPRHWVDRLGFIANNSTQRTIEAMLNLKFSRKNIISHHEKMISIKGSLAQLIWEPIIKAEQSTTSTKPKELKRWLIVGEESLKQCWLYRVEQKKRQLEGIGCEVRCMNHFDLNFWECSHDILWADALVVCRLAATYPVLRAISFAKNSGVKVFAEIDDLIFTPEYPAAYESYGGSISNDQYKNLCIDYPLRVGVLNAADEVIVSTSVLSEYCRQYLSDSQKPIHILNNLPLDSLITVSNSLKNIRNSRKNNEEIQIVITSGTLSHKQILNETIFPVLANILASHSKVKLLVIGHIDIGSELKKFGQRIQSIPFSDYSTYLDLLTTSDIALVPLEVHPTTHGKSAIKWMEASLCGVTCICSPVRAYTDVISHGETGLIAETAEEWHQAIIQLMEDPSKMRRIAEKARNHANNLFDSEIGREFWRNQISKSISTTTTTNRPCKKILVMNVFFAHQSIGGATRVAQDYVQTMLTDDQTNYEITVLCTEYNNWQSDPANLQNLKEIEQEPFLADLQHIDYQNYQQEVQVDVSHWRGARIIRLSLPPKVWSEYHDPLVEAFCEDLFISESFDLVQCHCCQLLTAAPLVVARRHKIPYEIVMHDAWWMSHQQFLVSAAGRLIDPADPLGHFDQQPSPDEAQQALQRRSDLYQLLEGAQRRIAVSEAFKKICESAGIKDVDVQVNTATDMGIPAGSKKLPSKASINNYNLCHIGGMSLHKGYQLLRQAVHYLPQSLPIQFTIIDHRLSSSKNNYESIWNGYHVNFIAPIPMDKMPEFYSEQDVLIAPSIWPESFGLVTREALSAGLWVIASDAGALAEPILNTQEKNGTVIQPNNLEDLVKALRDLPNCLDTTKPNVKN, encoded by the coding sequence AAGCCATTCATGAGGGATATATTTACATAGGGCCAGCATCTCTTTGCCCTTGCCCAGACATTAATTCTCCTCTCCTAGTCATCACAGGAGATGACAACAAATACGCGGATATACTAATCCGAGAGCGCTCACGTACACACTTTCGCACAGATCCTAAGCTTGAAATAATTCATGGAGTTATAGGAAAAGAAGGAGGCAAAAGAACATGGTATACATTTAATAAAAGCTCGATGAATGGGATTTTTGCAAGCCCCCTTATCAGATGGTGCAATCCCTCCCAACAATTAGAACTACTCCGAAGATCCGAAATTCAGTCACGTAAATTAGAAGCCTTCATTCAAGACTCCAGTCTTCTGAAAACGGGAACAAATAATTTTAATATCAGCATTGCTCAAGGAGACCCATTCCTCACAATAAAACGCTCAGACAAGATAATAAATTTATGTTCAACTATTGATCTAACACTTCATCCATTAGCACTGATCTGGAAGGATTCCATTAGTCGATATCTAAAGAAGAAAGGTTTTTGTCAACTTATGGATACACAATTAATTTGGACTAAAGATTGGAAAAACAAATCATCAATCGTTCCTCTCTCCAATCCAAGTGAAAGCAATAAATACATTGATAAATCAATTCAGAGAATACTATATTTAATCGATTTCGATGAATACAAGAAAAAAAGTCAAGATACTAGCAACTTACTATTGGCGCGGCAAATAGTCTCAGGAGAGATTGAGTTATCAATAAAACACATCATATTGTCTGGCATTCGCAGAAGATTCCTTCAAAGAGAAAAAGGAATTGCAGTTGTAGACATAACCCGTCCCCCAAATGAAAATCAGGAGATCCAACCAGAGAAATCGGTAGGGTCGAAATTCAATCATCCGATTGAACTATCAAAAAAGGTGGTGGGACATATCGATGGATTTAGTGAGTCGCAAAAGTTACATGGTTGGGCCGATGCAAATGAATTCGGTACAGATCCTTCTTTAATTCAAATATTTTGGATCGAGAGAAATCTAATCATTGGAGAGGCAGAGGCTTCGATCCCAAGGCCAGACCTACACAATATTGTTGCAGGGAAAATCAATTGTGGATTCTCAGTGAATCTAAAGTTGTTCACTGATTTTTCGATATCTGAGTGGCTCGATCAACCTGTCACATTGAACATTATTGAAAGTAAAAGTGGTTTGCCCATAGCAGGATCACCTTGGACAGTTACCGACTCGATGAAGTGCCGTCTAGTCGAAGAGATAACATCTGAGAAAATATCGTCTGATCAATATGAACAAATCACTGAGTATTTGTCTAAATCTAGTAATAGCCAGGCAACGAGCAGCATCAGAAAACGATTATTGGAAATCTCAGCACTTCGCTGTTGTGCTGGATATTGGAACAATCTTCCCATTGATTTAGCCATACAAAACCATACAAAAAATGTGGCCCTAGACTATGGAAGTAATAGTGAATCAGCAACAAGATTAGAGCTTATCTTAAAAGCTTTCACATATATAATTGCGTTTATAGATCAAAGTAAGATTCATGGCAATCACTCAGTTCATAACACTCAAGAGAGCCTTGAAGAATGTCTATTCAACATTAATTTGTTACTAAAGGAGCGAAGCTTCATTGGGCTTCAAAATTGGGAAAAAGAGATCTGGCGATCCTCATGCATCCCAATATCAGAGATTTTAATTGCTACAATCTTTCTTCAAGATATTCCAAACCGATTAGGCAAAGCAGGCCCATTAGTTGATACAATCGCATCCATTGCGGCAGGAGTCTATGCAGACCAAACAACTTCATATTATTTGCGTTCAATTATTGAATGCAATCAGAGTAGTTCTTATAGTCAAGAGTTTATAGATCTTGCCCATAAACGAGGAGATCGTTTCGGCTATCTAGCAGCAAATTATGCCAATAGCATTGTAGAAAATAAACCAGTTAATGATCTATTTTATTATGCAGCTGCAATCGATTTTTCAGATAAATCAGCTGAGATTCTTTGGTTACTGACCCAAAAACTTGGACAGACAATACCGCAGCATATAGAACAATATCCCCGTCAATCAGCTCCCCGTCATTGGGTAGACAGGCTGGGCTTTATTGCAAATAATTCAACACAAAGAACAATCGAAGCCATGCTTAATTTAAAATTTAGTCGTAAAAATATCATTTCACATCATGAGAAGATGATCTCTATCAAAGGATCTTTGGCTCAATTAATTTGGGAACCAATAATTAAAGCAGAGCAATCAACTACAAGCACAAAACCCAAAGAACTTAAGCGGTGGCTTATTGTTGGAGAAGAGAGCTTAAAACAATGTTGGTTATATAGAGTGGAGCAGAAAAAAAGACAGCTTGAAGGAATCGGCTGTGAAGTCAGATGCATGAATCACTTTGATCTTAATTTTTGGGAATGTAGTCATGATATTTTGTGGGCAGATGCCCTCGTTGTGTGCAGACTAGCCGCAACATATCCTGTTTTAAGGGCAATTTCATTCGCAAAGAATAGTGGTGTAAAGGTGTTTGCTGAGATTGATGACCTAATCTTCACACCTGAATATCCAGCAGCATATGAATCCTATGGTGGATCAATCTCCAATGATCAGTACAAGAATTTATGCATTGACTACCCCCTCAGGGTCGGCGTCTTAAATGCAGCAGACGAGGTAATTGTCTCCACATCTGTGCTCTCAGAATATTGTCGTCAATATTTGAGCGATTCCCAAAAACCCATCCACATCCTCAATAATCTTCCCCTTGATTCACTCATAACGGTCTCCAACTCACTAAAAAATATTAGAAATTCCAGGAAAAATAATGAAGAAATTCAGATCGTTATCACGTCTGGAACTCTCTCACATAAACAAATTCTAAATGAGACGATATTTCCGGTGCTTGCTAATATCTTAGCAAGTCACAGCAAAGTCAAATTACTAGTAATAGGCCATATTGATATTGGATCTGAACTTAAGAAGTTCGGCCAACGCATCCAATCAATCCCATTTTCCGATTATTCAACGTACCTAGATCTTCTTACAACGAGTGATATTGCATTAGTTCCCCTCGAGGTACATCCTACGACCCACGGCAAAAGTGCCATTAAGTGGATGGAAGCCAGTTTATGTGGTGTGACCTGCATTTGTTCACCAGTTCGTGCGTACACCGATGTGATCAGCCATGGCGAAACAGGTCTGATCGCCGAAACAGCAGAGGAATGGCATCAAGCCATTATCCAATTGATGGAAGACCCATCAAAAATGCGCCGTATTGCAGAAAAGGCTCGAAACCACGCCAACAATTTGTTTGATAGTGAAATTGGGAGAGAGTTCTGGAGAAATCAAATATCGAAATCAATTTCAACGACGACGACGACTAATCGACCTTGTAAAAAAATTTTGGTGATGAATGTATTCTTTGCACACCAGAGTATTGGCGGAGCTACACGCGTCGCTCAAGACTACGTTCAAACAATGTTGACGGATGATCAAACAAATTACGAGATAACAGTTTTATGCACCGAGTACAATAACTGGCAGTCTGACCCAGCCAATCTACAGAATTTAAAGGAAATCGAGCAAGAGCCTTTCCTCGCAGATTTACAGCATATTGATTATCAAAACTATCAACAAGAAGTACAAGTTGATGTCTCTCACTGGCGTGGAGCCAGAATTATTCGTCTTTCATTGCCACCCAAAGTATGGTCTGAATATCATGATCCACTAGTAGAAGCCTTCTGTGAGGACCTATTCATAAGTGAATCATTCGATTTAGTTCAATGTCACTGCTGTCAACTTCTGACCGCCGCCCCATTGGTTGTAGCCCGGCGCCACAAAATCCCCTACGAAATCGTGATGCATGATGCTTGGTGGATGAGTCATCAACAGTTTTTGGTATCAGCGGCTGGACGACTGATCGATCCTGCAGATCCTCTCGGACATTTTGATCAGCAACCAAGCCCAGATGAAGCCCAACAAGCACTTCAACGTCGATCCGATCTCTATCAACTTTTAGAGGGTGCTCAACGAAGAATTGCAGTTTCAGAAGCCTTCAAAAAGATTTGTGAGAGTGCAGGCATTAAAGATGTTGATGTTCAAGTTAATACAGCCACAGACATGGGGATACCAGCTGGAAGCAAAAAGTTGCCCTCTAAAGCTTCCATTAATAACTATAATTTATGCCATATTGGTGGCATGAGCTTACACAAAGGTTACCAGTTACTGAGGCAGGCCGTTCATTACTTGCCGCAATCACTTCCCATACAATTCACCATTATAGATCATAGATTATCATCCTCTAAAAATAATTATGAATCAATCTGGAATGGCTATCATGTTAATTTCATTGCCCCAATTCCAATGGATAAAATGCCAGAGTTCTACAGTGAACAGGATGTATTAATCGCACCATCCATCTGGCCAGAAAGCTTTGGACTCGTAACACGAGAAGCCCTTAGCGCTGGACTCTGGGTGATTGCTAGTGATGCAGGCGCATTGGCAGAGCCTATTTTGAACACACAGGAAAAAAATGGAACCGTCATCCAGCCAAATAATTTAGAAGATCTAGTAAAAGCACTAAGAGATCTACCAAACTGTCTTGACACAACCAAACCGAATGTCAAAAACTGA
- a CDS encoding sulfotransferase, producing MHPSLGFLICGLEHSGTTMVSDLFREHPAADSGFECGVLLCNTPSEFLTFEPFCRHMYVGWGIDHNDLSYACSAHSFQDFYRRLFERSASIKDKSPRIIFDKTPRYITRLRQVQIRFNQPAIAVIKDPRSLALSDFKRSERSLDEIDSWYDEWKNPKIDYMRSAYEGYLYAWKNKNCHVVRLEDICFDAKNTVNKMFDFVGLKFKNEYFNLSNKRFNNTIEWSRQFGSSINVGSCMAFMDALPTRIQERVCSDFSEFDKWFYPF from the coding sequence ATGCATCCTTCACTCGGATTCTTAATTTGTGGCCTTGAACATAGTGGAACTACAATGGTTTCTGATCTATTTCGAGAACATCCTGCAGCAGACTCAGGCTTTGAATGTGGTGTACTCCTATGCAACACCCCAAGCGAATTTTTAACATTTGAACCTTTTTGTCGGCACATGTATGTGGGATGGGGAATAGACCATAACGACCTTTCCTATGCCTGCTCAGCACATTCCTTTCAAGATTTTTACCGTCGATTATTCGAACGTTCTGCAAGCATTAAAGATAAATCCCCCAGGATTATTTTTGATAAAACACCGCGCTATATCACGCGATTAAGACAAGTTCAAATACGTTTCAACCAACCAGCAATCGCTGTAATTAAAGATCCAAGATCACTTGCTCTTTCCGATTTCAAACGCTCGGAACGTTCTTTAGATGAGATTGATTCGTGGTATGACGAATGGAAAAATCCCAAAATAGACTATATGCGTTCAGCTTATGAAGGCTATCTCTATGCTTGGAAAAATAAAAACTGCCATGTTGTTCGTCTCGAAGACATCTGCTTTGACGCTAAAAATACCGTAAACAAAATGTTTGACTTTGTTGGCCTTAAATTTAAAAATGAATACTTTAATCTTAGCAATAAACGGTTTAATAATACGATTGAATGGTCTCGACAGTTTGGATCATCCATTAATGTAGGATCTTGCATGGCATTTATGGATGCACTTCCTACACGAATCCAAGAACGAGTGTGTTCTGACTTCTCAGAGTTCGACAAATGGTTTTATCCTTTTTAA
- a CDS encoding glycoside hydrolase family 10 protein, with the protein MLQRLLCGVLAGLTSVGVFTLNAQSQSRLDRLLRTKTTMGVWLTNSPSPLYYDRRRMAVAMEELQRAGFTRVIPNVWSRGTTFHRSRFAPVEPPLAKVGLEIDPICTLAAEGRKRGIKVMPWFEYGLMEPADAQVVKDHPDWVLAKANGEHTMTMHGRHRMAWLNPAHPEVRERFIGLVVELLQRCSMDGLQLDDHFAWPVAFGYDSYTSNLYEEQTGTLPPIDHTNRYWMRWRRRQLTSLLRDLRARLKQEQLPQRISLSPGPFRQAYNIWLQDWELWAMGELIDELVVQNYAHSVKGFARDLDQPALRKAREWRIPTQIGILAGFGPRTTAIPVLREKVRLARERGHGVVFFYWEGLWGMHVPQGDRQRRYGFFDELGEFEQQ; encoded by the coding sequence ATGTTGCAACGGTTGCTCTGCGGCGTCCTTGCGGGGCTCACCTCTGTTGGAGTGTTTACGCTCAACGCCCAGTCGCAATCGCGCTTGGATCGGTTGTTGCGAACCAAGACCACGATGGGGGTCTGGCTCACCAATAGCCCAAGCCCTTTGTATTACGACCGCCGTCGCATGGCGGTTGCGATGGAAGAGCTGCAGCGGGCTGGATTTACGCGAGTGATCCCTAATGTTTGGAGTCGTGGAACCACATTTCACCGGAGTCGGTTTGCGCCGGTGGAACCACCCTTAGCCAAGGTTGGGCTTGAGATTGATCCGATTTGTACGCTCGCCGCTGAAGGGCGAAAGCGCGGCATCAAGGTGATGCCTTGGTTTGAATATGGCCTGATGGAACCGGCCGATGCTCAGGTCGTGAAAGATCACCCTGACTGGGTTTTGGCGAAAGCGAATGGCGAACACACGATGACGATGCACGGACGGCATCGCATGGCTTGGTTGAATCCAGCTCACCCAGAGGTGAGGGAACGATTTATTGGGTTGGTGGTGGAGTTACTTCAGCGATGCTCCATGGATGGCCTGCAATTGGATGACCACTTCGCTTGGCCTGTGGCGTTTGGCTACGACAGCTACACGTCGAACTTGTATGAGGAGCAAACGGGAACGTTGCCTCCCATCGATCACACCAATCGCTACTGGATGCGTTGGAGACGGCGGCAGCTCACCTCGCTTTTACGGGATTTACGTGCCCGCCTGAAACAAGAACAATTGCCCCAACGGATCAGTCTTTCCCCCGGTCCATTTCGACAGGCGTACAACATTTGGCTGCAGGACTGGGAACTTTGGGCGATGGGTGAGCTCATCGATGAGCTTGTGGTGCAGAACTATGCCCATTCAGTGAAGGGCTTTGCCCGTGATCTGGATCAGCCTGCGTTACGCAAAGCACGTGAGTGGCGGATCCCCACTCAGATCGGGATTTTGGCTGGTTTTGGCCCACGGACGACGGCAATCCCCGTTCTGCGAGAGAAAGTTCGATTGGCTCGAGAACGTGGTCATGGCGTTGTTTTTTTCTATTGGGAGGGCTTATGGGGCATGCATGTCCCACAGGGGGATCGTCAACGTCGCTACGGTTTCTTCGACGAATTAGGTGAATTCGAACAACAATGA
- a CDS encoding ribose-phosphate pyrophosphokinase, with protein sequence MTSFLTAPRAEQEKLSGESPRLRLFSGTSNPGLAREIAAYLGVPDGPRIVKRFADGELYVQIQESIRGCDVFLIQPTCAPVNDHLMELLIMVDACRRASARQITAVVPYYGYARADRKTAGRESITAKLTANLLVTSGVDRVLAMDLHSAQIQGYFDIPCDHIYGSPVLVDYLSTQNLGDIVVVSPDVGGVARARAFAKQMNDAPLAIIDKRRTGHNQAESLTVIGDVAGKTAVLIDDMIDTGGTICAGAKLLRQQGAQRVIACATHAVFSPPACERLSAEGLFEQVVVTNSLPIELDGSFPQLKVLSAANMLGEAILRIHEESSVSSMFR encoded by the coding sequence GTGACCAGCTTCCTGACAGCACCGCGGGCCGAGCAAGAGAAGCTTTCTGGTGAAAGTCCAAGGCTTCGACTTTTTAGCGGTACCTCTAACCCTGGCTTGGCTCGGGAGATTGCCGCATACCTGGGAGTTCCTGACGGCCCTCGGATTGTGAAGCGGTTTGCCGATGGGGAGCTCTACGTTCAAATCCAAGAGTCGATCCGCGGCTGTGATGTCTTTCTGATCCAGCCCACCTGTGCTCCGGTGAATGATCACTTAATGGAGCTGCTGATCATGGTGGATGCGTGTCGACGCGCATCCGCTCGACAAATCACAGCAGTGGTTCCTTACTACGGCTATGCGAGGGCTGATCGCAAAACAGCGGGTCGTGAGTCGATCACCGCCAAGCTCACCGCAAACCTGTTGGTGACTTCGGGAGTGGATCGCGTGTTGGCGATGGATCTTCATTCCGCTCAGATCCAGGGTTACTTCGACATTCCGTGTGACCACATTTATGGATCGCCGGTGCTGGTTGATTACCTATCAACGCAAAATCTCGGAGACATTGTTGTCGTGTCGCCCGATGTCGGTGGAGTGGCACGGGCTCGAGCGTTTGCCAAGCAAATGAATGATGCGCCTCTTGCGATTATTGATAAAAGACGGACCGGTCATAACCAGGCTGAAAGCCTCACGGTGATTGGTGATGTGGCGGGTAAGACGGCTGTTTTGATCGACGACATGATCGATACGGGCGGCACGATTTGTGCTGGAGCGAAGCTGCTTCGTCAACAAGGTGCGCAACGGGTGATCGCCTGTGCCACCCACGCTGTTTTTTCACCACCAGCTTGCGAACGTCTTTCGGCAGAAGGTCTTTTTGAGCAGGTGGTTGTTACCAATAGCCTCCCCATTGAGTTGGATGGAAGTTTCCCGCAGCTCAAAGTTCTCTCCGCTGCAAACATGTTGGGTGAGGCAATTCTGCGGATTCATGAAGAGAGCTCGGTGAGCTCGATGTTCCGTTAA
- a CDS encoding NAD(P)-dependent oxidoreductase has product MPLRHDFRERPAADIRVVVFGATGYIGRFVVKELVKRGYQVVAFCRERSGVGGRQSQDQAVADFPGAEVRFGDVTDVDSLNQNAFQQPVDVVVSCLASRTGGGQDSWAIDHQASLNTYTEGLKAGVAHYVLLSAICVQKPLLEFQKAKLAFETALQADTEMSYSIVRPTAFFKSLGGQVESCRKGGPYVMFGGGTLASCKPISESDLAAFMADCITDPEKRNQVLPIGGPGPAMSALEQGEMLFRALGRQQRMLSVPIALMDGPIALLEGLSKLFPGLQDTAEFGRIGRYYASESMLVWDAQEQRYDADATPSYGEDTLEQFFERVVRDGMAGQDLGDASVF; this is encoded by the coding sequence ATGCCCTTGCGCCACGACTTTCGAGAACGGCCTGCCGCAGACATTCGCGTCGTGGTGTTCGGCGCCACGGGCTACATCGGTCGGTTTGTCGTGAAGGAACTCGTCAAGCGGGGCTATCAGGTGGTGGCTTTTTGTCGAGAACGCAGTGGCGTTGGCGGACGTCAAAGCCAAGATCAAGCGGTGGCGGACTTCCCTGGAGCAGAGGTGCGCTTTGGAGATGTCACAGACGTGGACTCCCTGAACCAAAACGCTTTTCAGCAACCAGTGGATGTTGTTGTGAGTTGCCTCGCCTCTCGAACGGGAGGGGGACAAGACTCTTGGGCGATTGACCATCAGGCCAGCTTGAATACCTACACCGAAGGTCTGAAGGCTGGGGTTGCCCATTACGTTCTGCTCTCAGCCATCTGCGTGCAGAAGCCACTACTGGAATTCCAAAAAGCAAAGCTGGCCTTCGAGACAGCACTGCAGGCCGATACCGAGATGAGTTACTCCATCGTCCGGCCCACAGCTTTTTTTAAAAGCTTGGGCGGTCAGGTGGAAAGTTGCCGCAAGGGGGGACCCTATGTGATGTTCGGCGGCGGAACACTCGCCAGCTGTAAACCGATCAGCGAGTCGGATTTAGCTGCGTTTATGGCCGACTGCATCACGGATCCGGAGAAACGCAACCAGGTTCTTCCCATTGGCGGCCCTGGACCCGCCATGAGTGCCCTTGAACAGGGGGAAATGTTGTTTCGTGCCCTAGGGCGCCAACAACGAATGTTGTCCGTGCCAATCGCCCTGATGGACGGCCCGATTGCACTGCTCGAGGGCCTATCGAAGCTGTTTCCAGGTCTTCAAGACACCGCTGAATTCGGACGAATTGGCCGTTACTACGCCAGTGAATCGATGCTGGTTTGGGATGCCCAAGAACAGCGATACGACGCCGATGCAACCCCCTCCTATGGAGAGGACACCTTGGAGCAATTTTTCGAGCGGGTGGTCCGCGACGGAATGGCAGGTCAAGACCTTGGGGATGCCAGCGTCTTCTGA
- a CDS encoding LCP family protein yields the protein MTSSKETRLTRWFGRRPLRTVLRLGAIALGVGATGWLLSVLWPEPDRAAKEASTKSEAMTNLAPFPSAPVMVLVVGIDANQLGESSNQAAPLGRANADALLLLRVSAEEPLQVLQLPSEIAVQLPGSDSPTSLSSLWQRGGVALLNDAIQDILGSTQQVPQRYVVMPRSALRSLVDGLGDVDLVLDQTYQHNDQSQGYSINLQAGRQRLNGEKAEQFARYRPTPLDNANRRNRQQDLILALVDQVKDSSVISTLPLLVSRLDDELDTNLSRREQLSLAAALIASPLPVRITQVPLAERMDNQILRQVKPDQTLPLWPQD from the coding sequence ATGACCTCTTCCAAAGAGACGCGCTTGACGCGCTGGTTTGGACGTCGTCCATTGAGAACAGTCTTGCGCCTGGGAGCGATCGCCTTAGGTGTGGGTGCGACGGGTTGGCTGCTCAGCGTGCTTTGGCCCGAGCCAGATCGCGCCGCCAAAGAGGCTTCAACCAAGTCGGAAGCCATGACTAACTTGGCTCCGTTCCCCTCCGCGCCTGTGATGGTGCTTGTGGTGGGGATTGATGCCAATCAGCTTGGTGAATCGTCCAATCAAGCCGCACCATTGGGTCGAGCCAATGCCGATGCACTGCTCCTGCTGCGCGTTAGCGCCGAAGAGCCGCTGCAGGTGCTGCAGCTTCCCAGCGAGATCGCCGTGCAATTGCCAGGAAGCGACTCACCGACCAGTTTGTCCAGCCTTTGGCAACGCGGTGGGGTGGCGTTGTTGAACGATGCTATTCAAGACATTCTTGGGTCAACGCAACAGGTACCTCAGCGGTATGTCGTGATGCCTCGCTCAGCATTACGCAGCCTTGTGGATGGTCTGGGTGATGTGGATTTAGTTCTCGATCAGACCTATCAGCACAACGACCAGTCTCAGGGTTACAGCATCAATCTTCAGGCCGGACGGCAACGACTGAATGGGGAGAAGGCAGAACAATTCGCCCGTTACCGACCAACTCCTCTGGATAACGCCAACCGACGAAACCGACAGCAGGATTTGATCTTGGCCTTGGTTGATCAGGTGAAGGATTCGAGTGTGATCTCAACGCTGCCGTTGCTGGTGAGCCGGTTGGACGATGAGTTGGATACCAATCTCAGCCGTCGTGAGCAATTGAGTTTGGCGGCGGCTTTGATCGCGAGTCCGCTACCGGTTCGCATCACCCAGGTGCCCCTGGCCGAGCGTATGGACAATCAGATTTTGCGACAAGTTAAGCCTGATCAGACGTTGCCCCTGTGGCCACAGGACTGA